A window of Saccharicrinis carchari contains these coding sequences:
- the istB gene encoding IS21-like element helper ATPase IstB, producing MENIENQLSQLRLYGFKTSWNALLETKRWNELSLGEGLEILLQAELQDRDNRRFDRLRKSAKFRYQSSLEELKYDASRGLDKGLVSNLATGNYIANGESVLVTGATGCGKSFIASALGHHACAQGHKVAYFNVQKLLQQTKMTRLEGTIYQLLNKISKANLLILDDFGLTHLEKQHQMDLMEIIEDRHARAATIIASQLPVASWFDIIGEATIADAILDRLVHTSHRIELKGESLRKKM from the coding sequence ATGGAAAATATCGAAAACCAACTATCGCAATTACGCCTGTACGGTTTTAAAACAAGCTGGAACGCACTTCTGGAAACAAAAAGATGGAATGAGCTGTCGCTTGGCGAAGGCCTTGAGATATTGCTCCAGGCCGAGCTTCAGGACAGGGACAACCGCCGCTTTGACCGATTAAGGAAATCGGCAAAGTTTAGATACCAATCCTCGTTGGAAGAGTTGAAATATGATGCTTCAAGGGGGCTGGACAAAGGGCTCGTGTCCAATTTGGCCACCGGCAATTACATCGCCAATGGCGAGTCTGTTCTGGTTACCGGGGCTACCGGATGCGGCAAGAGCTTTATAGCGTCCGCCTTGGGGCACCACGCATGTGCCCAGGGGCACAAAGTAGCTTACTTCAATGTTCAAAAGCTGCTGCAACAAACAAAAATGACACGTTTGGAGGGCACCATATACCAGCTCCTAAATAAAATATCGAAAGCTAATTTGCTTATCCTCGACGATTTTGGATTGACACACCTTGAAAAACAACACCAGATGGACCTGATGGAAATTATCGAGGACAGACATGCCAGGGCGGCTACTATTATCGCGAGCCAACTGCCTGTTGCCAGTTGGTTTGACATCATCGGCGAGGCCACTATTGCCGATGCGATTTTAGATCGTTTGGTGCACACATCGCACAGGATTGAACTCAAAGGAGAGAGTCTTAGAAAAAAAATGTAA
- a CDS encoding methyl-accepting chemotaxis protein, with amino-acid sequence MKIKNQLFLGFGTLILFLLVVVISILILNTKSIKYANETSTDDVPGAIHCLFILDEINDMNSNTLEYLSGEDDESIAFEENYKEFLDYYSILYKLESANAKDKANMDLIDKTVREYVQVIRDEVFAKYNPIHEVKSRKKADDLKNNEGTELIKLLAKLGHEEYNDALRSGDLNESLKDDIPGLIYYFDLQNSVTNMLFSLSEYVSGEVESKKYYTLFSEKFIKTLKALKPLERKSTEIKQLQLAENLFNTIKKEADQLFNTFNPTAKRDAIALVDKYENETFSKIEQLLDESVVAEVNEASIGLSKLVAFLKRINIIAITLTILTILLSGIVIFSIIRSIIPPLNKGLIFAQALSQGDFSDPLSIDKKNEIGILAYSLNEMMLKVKNVLEAITTSSQQVKGGAAQVSISSQVLSTGSSEQASTVEQVASSIEEVTAGVLQNQENSHKAAIITKQVETGIQEVASLSNETVEANKAISEKIDIITDIAYQTNILALNAAVEAARAGEYGKGFSVVAAEIRKLAEISKNAAEEIVSKTNMAYQISEKAENKLNKMLPELANSSLLIHEISSSGKEQSSAINQVNTAIMQLNNLAQNSASNSEELAASAEEMSSQSDFLLQTTEFFTLYKTN; translated from the coding sequence GTGAAAATCAAGAATCAGTTATTTTTAGGATTTGGAACATTGATCCTTTTTCTTTTAGTTGTTGTAATATCAATTCTAATACTAAACACTAAAAGTATTAAATACGCCAATGAAACATCAACAGATGATGTACCTGGAGCAATTCATTGTTTATTTATACTGGATGAAATTAATGATATGAATTCCAACACATTAGAATATCTTAGTGGTGAAGATGATGAAAGCATTGCTTTTGAAGAAAACTATAAAGAATTTCTGGACTACTACTCAATCCTGTATAAATTAGAATCCGCCAATGCAAAGGATAAAGCAAATATGGACTTAATTGATAAAACAGTACGTGAATATGTACAGGTCATTAGAGATGAGGTGTTTGCAAAATATAACCCTATTCATGAGGTAAAGTCGCGTAAAAAGGCGGATGATCTAAAAAATAATGAAGGTACAGAACTTATAAAACTATTAGCAAAGTTAGGTCATGAAGAGTATAATGATGCGCTACGATCAGGTGATTTAAATGAAAGTTTAAAAGATGATATTCCTGGTTTAATATACTATTTCGACTTACAGAATAGTGTGACGAATATGCTATTTTCGCTTTCTGAGTATGTTTCTGGAGAGGTTGAAAGTAAAAAATATTATACCTTGTTTTCGGAGAAATTTATAAAAACACTTAAGGCATTAAAGCCATTAGAACGTAAATCAACCGAAATAAAACAGCTTCAGTTAGCGGAGAACTTATTTAATACAATTAAAAAAGAGGCTGATCAATTATTTAACACCTTTAATCCAACAGCTAAAAGGGATGCCATAGCTCTTGTAGATAAATATGAAAATGAAACATTTTCAAAAATTGAACAACTTCTTGACGAATCTGTGGTTGCGGAAGTAAATGAAGCATCAATAGGGTTAAGTAAACTTGTTGCATTCTTAAAAAGAATAAATATCATTGCAATCACACTAACAATTTTAACAATATTGTTAAGTGGTATTGTGATTTTCAGTATTATCAGAAGTATTATTCCACCACTAAATAAAGGCTTAATATTTGCGCAAGCACTTTCTCAAGGTGATTTTTCAGATCCACTTTCAATAGATAAAAAAAATGAAATTGGTATTCTAGCATATTCTTTAAATGAGATGATGCTAAAAGTTAAAAATGTTTTAGAAGCTATTACAACATCTTCTCAACAAGTAAAAGGTGGTGCTGCGCAGGTTTCAATTTCATCACAAGTATTAAGTACGGGGTCAAGCGAACAAGCCTCTACTGTTGAACAGGTGGCATCCTCCATTGAAGAAGTTACTGCTGGTGTTTTGCAAAACCAGGAGAATTCTCACAAAGCGGCAATAATAACAAAACAGGTAGAAACAGGGATACAGGAAGTTGCTTCTTTAAGTAACGAAACCGTTGAGGCTAACAAAGCCATTTCTGAAAAAATTGATATCATCACAGACATTGCTTACCAAACTAATATTCTTGCGCTTAATGCAGCTGTTGAAGCAGCACGTGCTGGAGAGTACGGTAAAGGTTTTTCAGTTGTAGCAGCTGAAATTCGAAAGCTTGCAGAAATAAGTAAAAACGCCGCTGAGGAAATTGTAAGTAAAACAAATATGGCGTATCAAATATCTGAGAAGGCAGAAAACAAACTAAATAAGATGTTACCGGAGCTTGCCAATTCATCACTGCTTATACACGAAATTTCATCTTCCGGTAAGGAGCAAAGTTCAGCTATTAATCAAGTAAATACCGCTATAATGCAATTAAATAATTTAGCTCAAAACAGTGCTTCAAACAGTGAAGAGCTGGCAGCGAGTGCAGAGGAAATGTCAAGTCAATCTGATTTTTTACTGCAGACAACAGAATTTTTCACCCTTTACAAGACAAATTAA
- a CDS encoding DNA recombination protein RmuC, with protein sequence MEIIAIIISVLSLVLFALLFFKKKENDVSLIVDAVQQLMQRELKENRIELSASLKDNREELSNGLDKLTLKLEEKLRLISDGLNKSGQQNREELSQSLKNFSDVFTQNVREFNDLQKQKFDAMGLKQDELVKSTELKLEKMRETVDEKLHKTLEERLGQSFKIVSERLEAVQKGLGEMQNLANGVGDLKKVLSNVKTRGVLGEIQLGNILEQIMAPEQYMANVKTKQGSNDHVEFAIKLPGKDDVGKEVYLPIDAKFPQEDYVRLQTAYDRGDLEGIEKANKALVMAIKKFAKDIRDKYIDPPHTTDFGIMFLPIEGLYAEVVRQPEVVALLQRDFKIIVTGPTTLAAMLNSLQMGFKTLAIQKRSSEVWQILGAVKSEFGKFGGVLEKAQKKINEANKELDSLVGTRTRMMLSKLKKVQELPATESVKLLEEAVDMEEENRG encoded by the coding sequence ATGGAAATTATCGCAATTATTATTTCAGTGCTTAGTCTTGTGCTGTTCGCACTTTTATTTTTTAAGAAAAAAGAGAATGATGTCTCGCTTATTGTTGATGCGGTGCAGCAGCTTATGCAGCGTGAACTGAAAGAAAATCGTATCGAGTTATCTGCATCTTTAAAAGATAATCGCGAGGAACTCTCCAACGGCCTGGATAAACTGACCCTTAAACTCGAAGAAAAGCTAAGGCTCATCAGCGATGGCCTGAATAAAAGCGGACAGCAAAACAGGGAGGAACTTAGCCAATCACTCAAAAATTTTAGCGATGTCTTTACTCAAAACGTAAGGGAATTTAACGATTTGCAAAAGCAAAAGTTCGACGCTATGGGCCTAAAGCAAGACGAGCTGGTGAAATCGACTGAGCTGAAATTAGAGAAAATGCGCGAAACCGTTGACGAGAAGTTACACAAGACTTTAGAGGAACGTCTTGGGCAGTCCTTTAAAATTGTGAGCGAACGCTTAGAAGCGGTGCAGAAAGGACTGGGCGAAATGCAGAATCTGGCCAATGGAGTAGGGGATTTAAAAAAGGTGCTGAGCAACGTAAAAACCCGCGGCGTATTGGGCGAGATACAACTGGGCAATATTTTGGAGCAAATTATGGCACCCGAACAGTACATGGCTAATGTTAAAACCAAACAGGGCTCCAACGATCATGTGGAGTTTGCCATAAAGCTGCCCGGTAAAGACGATGTGGGTAAAGAAGTCTATCTGCCCATCGATGCCAAGTTCCCTCAGGAGGATTACGTACGCTTGCAAACCGCCTACGACAGGGGCGATTTAGAAGGTATTGAAAAAGCCAATAAAGCCTTGGTAATGGCCATCAAGAAGTTTGCAAAAGATATACGCGATAAATACATCGACCCGCCGCACACCACCGATTTCGGTATTATGTTTTTGCCCATCGAAGGCTTGTACGCCGAAGTGGTCCGTCAGCCTGAGGTGGTGGCACTGTTGCAGCGCGACTTTAAAATAATAGTAACCGGCCCTACCACCTTAGCCGCCATGCTCAACAGTTTGCAGATGGGCTTCAAAACGCTTGCCATACAAAAACGAAGTAGCGAAGTGTGGCAGATTCTGGGTGCGGTGAAAAGTGAATTTGGCAAGTTTGGCGGGGTGTTGGAAAAAGCCCAGAAAAAAATTAACGAAGCCAACAAAGAATTGGACAGTTTGGTGGGTACACGTACCCGGATGATGCTGTCGAAACTTAAAAAGGTGCAGGAGTTACCTGCAACCGAAAGTGTAAAGTTATTGGAAGAAGCGGTTGATATGGAGGAGGAAAATAGGGGCTAA
- a CDS encoding V4R domain-containing protein, with product MKEDNYNFQWKDLGDVEIGRPNLGNATNVSVYRLMQYTMRSVLNKEFGRLKADELFYKAGFVAGEEFCKALLVSELEFYDFVAQLQKILKDLNIGILRVEKSDLEKMSFVITVAEDLDCSGLPITGETVCDYDEGFLAGIFKQYVGREFDVKEVDCWSSGDRVCRFTINLKNGQ from the coding sequence ATGAAAGAGGATAATTACAACTTCCAATGGAAAGACCTTGGTGACGTAGAAATAGGTAGACCAAATTTAGGCAATGCTACCAATGTATCTGTTTATAGGTTGATGCAATATACTATGCGGAGTGTTTTAAACAAAGAATTTGGCAGGTTAAAGGCAGATGAATTATTCTACAAGGCAGGTTTTGTTGCCGGTGAGGAGTTTTGTAAGGCGCTGTTGGTTAGTGAATTGGAATTTTACGACTTTGTAGCGCAACTCCAGAAGATCCTGAAAGATTTAAACATAGGAATTTTAAGGGTAGAAAAGTCTGACCTGGAAAAGATGAGCTTTGTTATTACCGTGGCTGAAGATTTGGATTGTAGTGGTTTGCCCATAACAGGTGAAACAGTATGCGATTACGATGAAGGTTTTCTGGCAGGAATATTCAAACAATATGTAGGCAGGGAATTTGATGTAAAAGAAGTAGATTGCTGGTCTTCAGGCGACAGGGTGTGTAGGTTCACCATAAATTTAAAAAATGGACAATAA
- a CDS encoding PAS domain-containing sensor histidine kinase, producing MDNKALSQFLSDTINGLLHTGKIEELSHELKRSIQDLESGETKSLFLSISELLAKLRDNQRFIDDLSNGKLNTEVPPNNALAAPFKQLHANLSHLVWQVQRLAEGDLNQQVDFLGNFSLYFNKLIQTLKEGRQIKQELKNSTEKYRISIENANIGIMSVSIDGIIETTNKECVNIFGYTQAELEQMPVNKFVVPDDQGLSRSYVQSALLNKDQAKGEFVKRFFHKSGKIITCQVSSSLMYDVKGQPLFFISHIKDITHRIEQDYALKKLNNKLSQTVKELKIANASKDKFFRIIAHDLRNPFHTILGLSELLLGNTEIYNYDEIKQMASNINQSTDDAYKLLENLLAWAMSQTDCIPFKPQKIVVKNIVREVISLTGSSAKAKNISMTYDIDENVIIDVDVNMISTILRNLIGNAIKFTSREGVVQISVVKNDYETRFSVKDTGIGIPTDIIDKLFKIEEKVSIPDTDSQTGTGLGLLLCKEFVEKHKGRIWVESELGKGSDFKFTISHKI from the coding sequence ATGGACAATAAGGCCTTAAGCCAGTTTTTATCAGATACCATAAACGGGCTCTTGCATACAGGAAAAATAGAGGAGCTTAGCCATGAATTAAAACGTTCTATTCAGGATTTAGAATCTGGAGAAACTAAATCATTGTTTTTATCTATCAGTGAGTTGCTCGCAAAACTACGTGACAATCAAAGGTTTATTGATGATTTATCCAACGGTAAGCTCAATACCGAAGTACCACCCAACAATGCTTTGGCTGCACCCTTTAAGCAATTGCATGCTAACTTATCCCATCTGGTATGGCAGGTGCAACGCCTCGCTGAAGGTGACTTAAATCAGCAGGTGGATTTTCTGGGAAACTTTTCTTTATACTTCAATAAGCTAATACAAACGCTTAAAGAGGGACGGCAAATTAAACAGGAATTAAAAAATAGCACCGAGAAATACCGTATATCCATTGAAAATGCAAATATCGGAATAATGTCGGTCAGCATTGACGGCATCATAGAAACTACCAATAAAGAGTGTGTAAATATTTTTGGTTATACGCAGGCCGAATTAGAGCAAATGCCTGTAAATAAATTTGTCGTTCCCGACGATCAAGGGCTTAGTCGGTCATATGTCCAATCCGCATTGCTCAACAAGGACCAGGCAAAAGGTGAATTTGTAAAGAGGTTTTTTCATAAGTCGGGCAAAATAATTACCTGTCAAGTATCTTCATCTTTGATGTATGATGTTAAAGGTCAGCCTCTTTTTTTTATCTCACATATTAAAGACATAACCCACCGTATTGAACAGGATTATGCACTCAAAAAACTGAATAACAAGCTTTCACAAACCGTTAAGGAACTAAAAATAGCCAACGCGAGCAAAGATAAATTCTTCAGGATTATTGCCCACGATCTCCGAAACCCATTTCATACCATTCTGGGTTTATCTGAGCTACTCCTGGGTAATACAGAAATATATAACTACGACGAGATAAAACAAATGGCATCTAACATAAACCAGTCAACGGATGATGCTTATAAGCTTTTAGAAAATCTGTTGGCATGGGCGATGTCGCAAACCGATTGTATTCCTTTTAAGCCTCAAAAAATTGTAGTAAAAAACATTGTTCGTGAAGTTATAAGTCTTACCGGTAGCTCTGCCAAGGCTAAAAACATTAGCATGACTTATGATATAGATGAAAACGTCATCATTGATGTTGATGTAAATATGATTAGCACAATATTACGGAACCTAATTGGTAACGCAATTAAGTTTACAAGTAGAGAGGGGGTAGTGCAAATATCGGTTGTAAAAAACGATTACGAAACCAGGTTTAGTGTAAAAGATACGGGAATTGGTATACCAACCGATATTATAGATAAACTTTTTAAAATAGAAGAAAAAGTAAGCATACCCGATACCGACTCACAAACAGGTACAGGACTTGGTCTGTTGCTTTGCAAGGAATTTGTTGAAAAACACAAGGGCAGGATATGGGTGGAGAGTGAGCTTGGCAAAGGGAGTGACTTCAAATTCACCATCAGCCATAAAATATAA
- a CDS encoding type II toxin-antitoxin system RelE/ParE family toxin yields MGRQIIFHENYFVDFYKELDVGVKSKFQYVFQLIRQVEMVPKKFLAPMTGYEGLFEVRVEYQSNIYRVFCCFDKGKLVVLLNGFQKKTQKTPKKEIEKAMRLKEEYFNQKKMKS; encoded by the coding sequence ATGGGCAGACAAATCATATTCCACGAAAATTATTTTGTTGACTTTTATAAGGAACTTGACGTAGGAGTCAAATCCAAATTTCAATATGTGTTTCAGTTAATCCGACAAGTTGAAATGGTTCCTAAAAAATTTTTAGCTCCAATGACTGGTTATGAGGGACTTTTTGAAGTGAGAGTTGAATATCAGTCAAACATTTATAGGGTTTTCTGTTGCTTTGACAAAGGAAAACTCGTGGTTCTTTTAAATGGCTTTCAAAAGAAAACGCAAAAGACGCCAAAGAAAGAAATTGAAAAAGCCATGAGATTGAAAGAAGAGTATTTTAATCAAAAAAAAATGAAATCATGA
- a CDS encoding helix-turn-helix domain-containing protein, translated as MTDYKGIRTFDELLEREHGKIGTESRNEFEEKAQMFIVSEMLKEARKEAKLTQQQLAEKAGTKKSYISKIENAKGNIQLSTLIRIFETGLNRKIGLTFL; from the coding sequence ATGACTGACTACAAAGGAATAAGGACATTTGACGAATTGCTTGAACGTGAGCACGGAAAAATAGGAACTGAAAGTAGAAATGAATTTGAAGAAAAAGCTCAAATGTTCATTGTGAGCGAGATGCTAAAGGAGGCCCGCAAGGAGGCAAAACTCACACAGCAACAATTGGCCGAAAAAGCGGGAACAAAGAAAAGCTACATTTCGAAAATAGAAAATGCAAAGGGAAATATCCAACTTTCGACATTAATAAGAATATTTGAAACTGGACTAAATCGTAAAATCGGGCTGACCTTTCTATAA
- a CDS encoding helix-turn-helix domain-containing protein codes for MNSLGERIRNLRESKDLLLGQVTAYLEIDTALLSKMERGARRLTREQVVALSKHFGVDEKDLLTLWLSDKILNSVKDDKYAALALNKATELLTNKA; via the coding sequence ATGAACTCATTAGGAGAAAGAATAAGGAATCTTAGAGAATCGAAAGATTTGCTCCTTGGACAAGTTACAGCGTACTTGGAAATAGACACAGCACTTTTAAGCAAAATGGAACGTGGAGCCAGACGTCTTACCAGAGAACAAGTTGTTGCACTTTCTAAACATTTTGGGGTTGATGAAAAAGATTTGTTGACTCTTTGGTTAAGCGACAAAATTTTGAATTCAGTCAAAGATGATAAGTATGCTGCCTTAGCTTTAAATAAGGCTACTGAATTACTAACTAACAAAGCATGA
- a CDS encoding DNA adenine methylase: MKNKAKPFLKWAGGKTQLIQEIQSSLPIQIKSDKFTYIEPFVGSGAILFWMINEFPNLEKAVINDVNTDLINTYRTISSKPYELISILETLQNEYHSLVDDQDKKKEYYYNKRKLFNNRESEQSGQAALFIFLNRTCFNGLYRVNRKNEFNVPMGSYKQPTICNAENLLAVHNALQKVEILCGDFEETINYTSDNSFFYFDPPYKPLSETSSFNSYAKDEFNDLEQIRLRDFCQKLEDLDHNWMLSNSDVKGKNPDDNFFDDLYANFFIERVEAKRSINANPSKRGKLNELLITNYSYEETYEPA; this comes from the coding sequence ATGAAAAACAAAGCAAAACCATTTCTTAAGTGGGCAGGTGGTAAAACTCAATTAATTCAAGAAATTCAATCTAGTTTGCCAATTCAAATAAAATCTGACAAGTTCACCTACATTGAACCATTTGTAGGCAGCGGAGCAATTCTATTTTGGATGATTAATGAATTTCCAAACCTTGAAAAAGCAGTCATCAATGATGTTAATACTGATTTGATAAATACTTACCGAACTATTTCAAGCAAACCATATGAATTAATTTCAATTTTAGAAACTCTGCAAAATGAATATCATTCTCTTGTAGATGACCAAGACAAAAAGAAAGAATACTATTACAACAAAAGGAAACTATTTAACAATAGAGAATCAGAACAAAGCGGACAAGCCGCTTTGTTTATTTTTCTAAATAGGACTTGTTTTAATGGTCTTTATCGTGTCAATAGAAAGAATGAGTTTAACGTTCCTATGGGGAGTTATAAGCAACCAACTATCTGCAATGCAGAAAATTTACTAGCCGTTCATAATGCTTTGCAAAAAGTTGAAATCCTCTGTGGCGATTTTGAAGAAACTATTAATTACACTAGCGACAATTCGTTTTTCTACTTTGATCCACCATATAAACCATTAAGTGAAACGTCAAGCTTTAACTCCTACGCAAAAGATGAATTCAATGATTTAGAGCAAATAAGGCTTAGAGACTTTTGTCAAAAACTTGAAGATCTCGACCATAATTGGATGCTCAGTAATTCTGACGTGAAAGGAAAAAATCCTGATGATAATTTTTTTGATGATTTATATGCCAATTTCTTCATTGAAAGAGTTGAAGCTAAAAGAAGTATAAATGCTAATCCTTCCAAAAGGGGGAAATTAAATGAGCTATTAATAACGAACTATTCGTATGAAGAAACTTACGAGCCTGCTTGA
- a CDS encoding type II restriction endonuclease: MKKLTSLLELQSDDQLFDSITSNFKNKITQWNYFVNWEKVLGNIDPIEKELNLLNYLIGKDNIEEEAFKLIKQYPTVVKAFPNLLAIREKSVDVLIDTKNFIYKKFVFNKTSLDDNECRQLAQFLIKSGIASLFQKKKIKNLVDYTTGVEVGLDSNGRKNRGGSLMESLVEDFVAETCNELNIGFMPQATAKKIKQEWGLDVAVDKSSRIIDFAINKNGQLYFIECNFYGGGGSKLKSTATEYVEMNSYWNKQQIEFIWVTDGAGWKSTLKPLREYFDKAEYLINLEMLKNGILKNIIG, from the coding sequence ATGAAGAAACTTACGAGCCTGCTTGAGCTGCAAAGTGATGATCAACTTTTTGATTCCATTACTTCAAACTTTAAAAATAAAATCACCCAATGGAACTATTTCGTCAATTGGGAGAAAGTACTTGGAAATATCGATCCTATTGAAAAGGAACTTAATCTTCTGAATTATCTAATTGGAAAAGACAATATAGAAGAAGAAGCATTTAAATTAATAAAGCAATACCCTACTGTTGTCAAAGCCTTTCCAAATCTACTTGCAATTCGAGAAAAGTCTGTTGACGTTTTAATCGACACAAAGAATTTCATTTATAAAAAATTCGTTTTTAATAAAACCAGCCTAGACGATAACGAGTGCAGACAATTAGCTCAATTTCTTATAAAATCAGGAATTGCCAGTCTTTTCCAAAAAAAGAAAATAAAAAACCTAGTAGACTATACAACGGGAGTTGAAGTTGGGCTAGATAGCAATGGCCGCAAGAATCGTGGTGGCTCATTGATGGAATCGCTAGTAGAAGATTTCGTTGCAGAAACTTGTAATGAATTAAACATTGGATTTATGCCTCAAGCAACTGCGAAGAAAATAAAGCAAGAATGGGGTCTAGATGTAGCAGTTGATAAATCTTCAAGAATCATAGATTTCGCAATTAATAAAAATGGGCAACTATATTTCATTGAATGTAACTTCTATGGTGGCGGTGGTTCAAAGTTAAAATCAACCGCAACAGAGTATGTAGAAATGAACTCTTATTGGAACAAGCAGCAAATAGAGTTCATATGGGTAACTGATGGAGCTGGTTGGAAATCTACGCTGAAACCTTTACGAGAATACTTTGACAAAGCTGAATACTTAATAAACCTTGAAATGCTCAAAAACGGTATTCTTAAAAATATAATCGGATGA
- a CDS encoding DNA-methyltransferase, producing MKLLNEFDHKFDLVFADPPYFLSNNGLSIQNGQIVSVNKGKWDKSHGFDFINDFNRQWLSLVRNKMKDDATIWISGTMHNIFSVGQILTELDFKILNVITWEKTNPPPNFSCRYFTHSTEQIIWARKKEKVPHYYNYDLMKQLNGNKQMKDVWKLPAIAKWEKSCGKHPTQKPLSVLTRLILASTKQNAWILDPFAGSSTTGIAANLANRRYLGIDQEEEFLEISKNRKKEIENRLIAAKYRQKLAGFNNQGELDLFLAKEPTVEYGNELSL from the coding sequence ATGAAACTCTTAAATGAGTTTGATCATAAGTTTGATTTGGTTTTTGCTGATCCTCCTTATTTTCTATCTAACAATGGGCTTTCTATTCAGAATGGTCAAATCGTTAGCGTTAACAAGGGCAAATGGGATAAGTCTCATGGATTTGACTTTATAAACGACTTTAATCGTCAGTGGCTTTCATTAGTCCGCAATAAAATGAAAGATGACGCCACAATTTGGATTAGTGGCACAATGCACAATATTTTTTCTGTAGGTCAAATTTTAACAGAATTGGACTTCAAGATTCTAAATGTCATAACATGGGAGAAGACTAACCCACCACCAAATTTTTCTTGCCGTTACTTCACCCATTCGACTGAGCAAATAATTTGGGCTAGGAAAAAGGAAAAAGTCCCACACTACTACAATTATGACCTCATGAAGCAATTGAACGGCAACAAACAAATGAAGGATGTTTGGAAACTGCCTGCAATTGCAAAATGGGAAAAGTCGTGTGGAAAGCACCCGACTCAAAAACCGCTTTCTGTTTTAACAAGATTAATTTTAGCTTCAACTAAGCAGAATGCATGGATTTTAGATCCTTTTGCAGGTAGTTCAACTACGGGAATTGCAGCTAACCTCGCTAACAGAAGGTATTTAGGTATTGACCAGGAAGAAGAATTCTTAGAGATAAGTAAGAATCGTAAGAAAGAAATCGAAAACAGACTTATTGCTGCAAAATACAGACAAAAATTAGCAGGATTTAATAATCAAGGAGAGTTAGATTTATTTCTTGCTAAAGAACCGACTGTTGAATATGGCAATGAATTGTCACTATGA